GCCCGGTACGGGGTCGGCCTACCGGCGGCACCGCCGACCCGGCCGGCTGCTGGCCGGGCTGACGGTGGTGGCGCTCTCCACCCTCTCCGGCGCGCTGGCCGGTGGCTGGGTGGCCAGCCAGGACGGCGCGCCCCAACCGGCGGCCTCGGCGGCGGCGGTGCCGGCGGAGTTGGTGAGCGCCGCCGAGAAGACCGTGCCCGGGGTGGTGTCCGTGCTGGTCGGTGGTGCGGGCGGGCGGTCCGCCACCGGCAGCGGCTTCGCCATCGACGACCAGCAGCACATCATCACCAACGACCACATCCTGGCCAAGGGCGACGGCCGGCAGGTGACCGTCGAGGCCCCCAACGGCCGGCGGTTCCCGGCCGAGGTGGTCGGCCGGGAACCCGGCAGCGACCTGGCGGTCCTGCGGGTCCCCCCGGCCGCCGGTCTGGCCCCGCTGCCGCTGGCCAAACCGGGCGGTACCCGGGTGGGCGAGCCGGTGTTGGCGGTCGGCTCACCGCTCGGCCTCTCCGGCACGGTCACCGCCGGCATCGTCAGCGCGCTGGACCGGCAGGTCCGGCTGGGTACCTCCCGGCACTCGGCGGTGCAGACCGACGCCTCCATCAACCCCGGCAACTCCGGCGGCCCCCTGGTCAACGCCCGGGGCGAGGTGGTCGGGGTGAACACCGCGATCGCCACCATCGACGGCAACGGTTCGATCGGGATCGGCTTCGCCATCCCGATCGAACAGGTGCAGCAGACCGCCGACACGATCATCGGCAAGGGCGGCTGAGCGTGGGACCTGCGGGACGTCTCCGCGCACCTGTCGGTCGGGGATCCACGGGACGGCGGGCCGACGGCGGTCCCGTCCCGGATATCGAGTCGATCAAGAGCGGCCGGGGGCCTAACCTCAGGGGGTGGACGACGGACTGCGGGTGACCGACCGGCTGAGCGTTCCCGAGGCCGAGCTCCGGGAACGCTTCTCCCGCTCGTCCGGGCCGGGCGGGCAGGGCGTGAACACCACCGACTCGCGGGTCGAGCTCAGCTTCGACCTGGCCGGCTCGCCGAGCGTGCCGGAGTTCCTGCGTACCCGGGCCCTGGAGCGACTCGCCGGCAAGCTGGTCGACGGGGTGCTCACGGTGACCGCCAGCGAACACCGGGCGCAACTGGCCAACCGCGAGGCCGCCCGGGAGCGGATGGCCGCGTTGCTACGCGCGGCCGTCGCCCCACCGCCACCGCCGCGCCGCCCGACCCGCCCCTCGCGCGGCGCGAAGGAACGCCGACTGGCCGACAAGAAGCGCCAGTCCCAGCGCAAACGCGACCGCCGCGCCGACGACGACTGAGTAAGGAAGGGCCCCTGCTTAACGGATCCGGTATAGCGGGGAACCCCTCTCACCGCTGCCGCAGGTGGTGACGCCGGCGGCGCCGAGCTAACGGTCGGGGTCGAGCACGGTGTCGCAGACCTCGATCAACCGGCTACGTAGGCGGCCCGCGCGCGCGGCGAACTGGCGTTGCCGGGCGACGTACTCGGCCTTGCCCTCCGGTGTCTCGATGGCCACCGCCGGTTGGCCGTACGACGAGAAGTCGTACGGGGACGCCCGCATGTCGAGCAGCCGGATGTCGCGGGCCAACTCGAAGCAGTCCAGCGCCAGCTCCCCGGCAACCGTGGGGCCCAGCTTGGTCGCCCACTTGTGGCAGTCCATCGAGGCGTGCAGGCAGCCCGGCTGGTCCAGCTCCACCTGGCTCTCCCGGGTGGGTTGGAGCAGGTTGCGGCCGACCGCGTCGGGGGTGAAGAACCGGAACGCGTCGAAGTGCGTGCAGCGGATCTGGTGGGACTCGACCACCGTGTCGGTGCCCTCCTGCCCGAGTCGCAGCG
Above is a window of Micromonospora yangpuensis DNA encoding:
- the arfB gene encoding alternative ribosome rescue aminoacyl-tRNA hydrolase ArfB encodes the protein MDDGLRVTDRLSVPEAELRERFSRSSGPGGQGVNTTDSRVELSFDLAGSPSVPEFLRTRALERLAGKLVDGVLTVTASEHRAQLANREAARERMAALLRAAVAPPPPPRRPTRPSRGAKERRLADKKRQSQRKRDRRADDD
- a CDS encoding 3-methyladenine DNA glycosylase, which encodes MTAALAPTAWAALSRAHEERADALTAGHRARRATGERHAIDDFLYDYYGTRPAVLRRWHPGVGVGLEPGPHGAAPHRQWRWYATDPDGTVRLDVAAFLADRADSVRFIRRLLSAISSRPAFTGCFGLHEWAMVYRQREHRHPLPLRLGQEGTDTVVESHQIRCTHFDAFRFFTPDAVGRNLLQPTRESQVELDQPGCLHASMDCHKWATKLGPTVAGELALDCFELARDIRLLDMRASPYDFSSYGQPAVAIETPEGKAEYVARQRQFAARAGRLRSRLIEVCDTVLDPDR
- a CDS encoding S1C family serine protease, with the translated sequence MAAQTGLGEPRGPWFVSPDLHPDPAGGWAVPGTGSAYRRHRRPGRLLAGLTVVALSTLSGALAGGWVASQDGAPQPAASAAAVPAELVSAAEKTVPGVVSVLVGGAGGRSATGSGFAIDDQQHIITNDHILAKGDGRQVTVEAPNGRRFPAEVVGREPGSDLAVLRVPPAAGLAPLPLAKPGGTRVGEPVLAVGSPLGLSGTVTAGIVSALDRQVRLGTSRHSAVQTDASINPGNSGGPLVNARGEVVGVNTAIATIDGNGSIGIGFAIPIEQVQQTADTIIGKGG